Proteins encoded in a region of the Vicia villosa cultivar HV-30 ecotype Madison, WI linkage group LG5, Vvil1.0, whole genome shotgun sequence genome:
- the LOC131605093 gene encoding uncharacterized protein LOC131605093, giving the protein MAQTGIGGGFFPKGSGNRRILDDLMRVAEGAFLYHRHRGRTGGVVDSRGRVVDRRGGGRRGGARGRATMKSVKKRKTDQLTELPDSVISHIFSMLTLKTLLKTSALSKQWYPEWGFRKDLNFDMHNMFDYKTIPKLPKTLPLLRKVQSQFATKLDAFMLKYHGDKISSIRVNFPLCHDQTDVIERLIHKGVHKGVNRIELLFPCKFVDFDDSDTESESDSDSSDDEDTMKPYKFLFPFLSDNDSLTYLHLQNCLIAAPMEYFGMKNLRTLVLHQVPLKQNMLQDLFLNCIHLENFTLNECTLRSDQKIISSTLLHLKIKCGNIWNRRNIDIIASNLSSMEYSSNFRPSNYGYSDRLHIVNIKSHMLSKFSCSSSKISKFVDLYELKNVTTMVLEGLNECLQTEVIPHLFSKDLRLEDVTFKNCLFNRDLKIVSPKLRHLGIINCCDKSRYSYKILINIDALNLSSFEYRGSKGTIFVNAPKLLKVFWDGGVRKYYSVYNFVRIARLHHVENLAMTSHHSQIPKLMKHLVQFQNLRQLELFISGKDDPNKDYFWILDIIMASKYLQKLSLTVKKSHMVGSNRRRRENAGVFHNDLKYVKLNGCVCSRNILELASHLLRSAKSLKQITFSSRDDFYIGAGRWTEGFNRCCWYDRNLIHEMLKDEVNEECELIIL; this is encoded by the exons CAACAATGAAAAGTGTTAAAAAACGCAAGACTGATCAGTTAACTGAGTTACCTGATTCTGTTATATCACATATCTTTTCCATGTTAACTTTGAAGACTTTGTTGAAAACTAGTGCATTATCCAAACAATGGTATCCCGAATGGGGATTTAGGAAGGATCTCAATTTCGATATGCATAACATGTTCGACTATAAAACAATTCCAAAGTTACCAAAAACCCTTCCACTCTTGCGAAAGGTTCAATCTCAATTCGCCACAAAGTTGGATGCTTTCATGCTGAAATATCACGGTGACAAGATCAGTTCGATCCGAGTAAATTTTCCGTTATGTCATGATCAAACCGATGTCATTGAGAGATTGATTCACAAAGGAGTTCATAAGGGTGTCAATCGTATTGAACTGCTCTTCCCATGTAAATTTGTTGATTTTGATGATAGTGATACTGAAAGTGAAAGTGATAGTGATAGTAGTGATGATGAAGATACAATGAAGCCATACAAATTTTTGTTTCCTTTCTTATCTGACAATGATTCTCTGACATATCTACACCTACAGAACTGCCTCATAGCAGCACCTATGGAATATTTTGGAATGAAGAATTTGAGAACTCTTGTGCTGCATCAAGTTCCTTTGAAGCAGAATATGCTTCAGGATCTGTTTCTAAATTGCATTCATCTTGAAAACTTCACTCTTAATGAATGTACCTTGAGATCTGACCAAAAAATAATCAGTTCAACATTGCTTCATTTGAAGATTAAGTGCGGGAATATTTGGAACCGGCGGAATATAGATATCATTGCATCAAATCTCTCATCCATGGAATATTCTTCTAATTTTCGGCCTTCTAATTATGGGTATTCTGACCGTTTACACATAGTGAACATTAAGTCTCACATGTTATCCAAGTTTAGCTGCAGCAGTAGTAAAATTTCTAAATTTGTTGATTTATATGAACTAAAAAATGTGACTACAATGGTGTTGGAAGGCCTCAACGAGTGTCTTCAAACTGAAGTCATACCTCATTTGTTTTCTAAAGATCTCCGACTTGAAGATGTCACCTTTAAGAACTGCTTGTTCAATCGTGACTTGAAAATTGTCAGTCCAAAGTTGCGTCATTTGGGCATAATTAATTGTTGCGATAAGAGTCGCTATTCTTATAAGATATTGATAAATATTGATGCTTTGAATCTCTCATCCTTTGAATATAGAGGTTCCAAGGGCACAATCTTTGTTAATGCACCAAAGTTATTGAAGGTTTTTTGGGATGGAGGTGTGAGAAAGTACTATAGTGTATATAACTTTGTTAGGATTGCAAGATTACATCATGTTGAGAATTTGGCTATGACAAGTCACCATTCACAG ATACCCAAGTTAATGAAGCATCTGGTTCAATTTCAAAATCTTAGACAATTGGAATTATTTATTTCCGGAAAGGATGATCCTAATAAAGACTACTTTTggattttggatattataatggctTCTAAGTATCTCCAAAAACTCTCTCTAACGGTta AAAAATCACACATGGTTGGATCTAATAGGCGAAGAAGAGAAAATGCAGGGGTTTTCCATAATGATTTAAAATATGTGAAGTTAAATGGCTGTGTTTGCTCTAGGAATATATTGGAGTTAGCTAGTCACCTATTGAGAAGTGCGAAATCGCTTAAGCAAATTACTTTTAGTTCTCGTGACGATTTCTATATAGGTGCTGGAAGATGGACTGAGGGCTTCAACCGTTGTTGTTGGTATGATCGGAATCTTATACATGAGATGCTTAAAGATGAAGTAAATGAAGAATGTGAACTCATAATTTTGTAG
- the LOC131606942 gene encoding fasciclin-like arabinogalactan protein 12: MTLNKQSHLLSFSLAILISLLYSITATLSQLSPANAPIQPTLPAPTQPAAAPKPLVPSLPDSPSDSTPDTAGTVDIVGILRKAKSFNVLIRLMKTTQLINQLNSQLLTTKTGGLTILAPDDSAFSELKAGFLNSLSDGQKLELLQFHVISDYVSSSNFDILTNPVRTLAGGKPGKVELNVVSYGGSVNISTGEVNTTINGIIYTDKHLAIYKVGKVLLPMEFFSVAKAPAKGPSLAPEPSTDTAKAPKSDKDTSSDSSQVTNPKEQNSGSVKIEYGKCVALGLVLALAAMVQTQY, encoded by the coding sequence ATGACGTTGAATAAGCAATCTCATCTTTTGTCCTTCTCACTTGCAATACTAATTTCTCTTTTATATTCTATCACCGCTACTTTATCTCAATTATCACCTGCTAATGCTCCTATACAACCTACACTTCCAGCTCCAACCCAACCAGCCGCAGCCCCTAAGCCATTGGTACCTTCCTTACCAGACTCACCTAGTGACTCCACTCCTGACACTGCAGGCACCGTTGACATCGTCGGAATCCTGAGAAAGGCAAAGTCATTCAATGTCTTAATCCGTCTCATGAAAACAACTCAATTGATCAACCAACTCAATTCGCAACTATTGACTACAAAAACAGGCGGATTAACAATTCTTGCACCAGATGACAGCGCGTTCTCAGAACTCAAAGCAGGATTCCTCAACTCTCTTTCCGATGGACAGAAACTCGAGCTCTTACAGTTCCACGTTATTTCAGACTACGTATCAAGCTCTAATTTTGATATTCTAACTAACCCAGTGAGAACACTTGCCGGAGGTAAACCAGGAAAGGTAGAACTGAATGTTGTGAGTTACGGTGGAAGTGTCAACATCTCAACAGGTGAAGTGAACACTACAATCAATGGCATTATATATACCGATAAACATCTTGCTATCTATAAAGTTGGCAAGGTGCTTCTCCCAATGGAATTCTTTTCCGTTGCTAAGGCACCTGCAAAAGGACCATCTTTGGCACCAGAACCTTCAACTGATACAGCAAAGGCACCTAAATCCGATAAGGATACATCTTCAGATTCGTCGCAGGTAACTAATCCAAAAGAACAGAATTCTGGCTCAGTGAAGATTGAGTATGGAAAATGCGTGGCTCTTGGGCTTGTATTAGCTTTGGCTGCGATGGTGCAGACCCAATACTGA
- the LOC131606943 gene encoding fasciclin-like arabinogalactan protein 12, protein MMFKKQSHLFSFSLAILISLLYSTTITLSQLSPANAPIQPTLPSPTTPAASPKPLVPSLPESPTDSTPDTAAVDIVGILRKAKSFNVLIRLMKTTQLINQLNSQLLTTKTGGLTILAPDDSAFSELKAGFLNSLSDGQKLELLQFHVISDYVSSSNFDILTNPVRTLAGAKPGKVELNVVSYGGSVNISTGEVNTTINGIIYTDKHLAIYKVGKVLLPMDFFSVAKAPKKGPSLAPEPSALTPKAEKEKPLSPDSSDSSQAKPSNDNSGSVKINAYGKWISLFLGAVMLTSLSA, encoded by the coding sequence ATGATGTTTAAGAAGCAATCTCATCTCTTCTCCTTCTCCCTTGCAATACTAATTTCTCTTTTGTATTCCACCACAATTACTTTATCCCAATTATCACCTGCTAATGCTCCAATACAACCTACACTACCTTCCCCAACCACGCCAGCTGCATCCCCCAAACCATTGGTACCTTCATTACCGGAATCACCTACTGACTCCACACCTGACACCGCAGCTGTTGACATAGTCGGAATCCTGAGAAAAGCCAAGTCATTCAACGTCCTAATCCGACTCATGAAAACAACTCAATTAATCAACCAACTCAATTCGCAACTATTGACTACAAAAACAGGTGGATTAACAATTCTTGCACCAGATGACAGCGCGTTCTCAGAACTCAAAGCCGGATTCCTCAACTCTCTTTCTGACGGACAGAAACTCGAACTCTTACAGTTCCACGTTATTTCCGACTACGTATCAAGCTCTAACTTTGATATCCTAACCAACCCAGTGAGAACACTTGCAGGAGCTAAACCAGGAAAGGTGGAGCTGAACGTTGTGAGTTACGGTGGAAGTGTCAACATATCAACGGGAGAAGTGAACACTACAATCAATGGCATTATATATACCGATAAGCATCTTGCTATCTATAAAGTTGGCAAAGTGCTTCTTCCTATGGATTTCTTTTCAGTCGCTAAGGCACCAAAGAAGGGACCTTCTTTGGCGCCGGAACCTTCTGCACTGACTCCAAAAGCCGAAAAGGAGAAGCCGCTATCACCAGATTCTTCTGATTCATCTCAAGCTAAGCCCTCAAATGATAATTCTGGTTCTGTAAAAATCAATGCCTATGGAAAGTGGATATCTCTTTTCCTTGGAGCAGTTATGTTAACTTCATTGTCTGCATAA